The Anguilla anguilla isolate fAngAng1 chromosome 4, fAngAng1.pri, whole genome shotgun sequence genome has a window encoding:
- the LOC118224718 gene encoding UDP-GlcNAc:betaGal beta-1,3-N-acetylglucosaminyltransferase 7-like isoform X2 yields the protein MMTVRERWRIYRRLSLMFFLAVVTLTMVQRGNISTGLQFEMERQHPQPEAVSSGAHQKRGVYLKANSFWKARKPKQEHTTEPPWTMEARGAQTWDVTSANCTANLNFSGTDWFAGLEPNFKQFLLYRHCRYFPMIMNHPEKCQGEVHLLIVVKSVITQHDRREVIRNTWGKEQEIDGKRIKTLFLLGTSSNEVEKANHQKLLEYEDQIYGDILQWDFMDSFFNLTLKETSFLKWFSTYCSQVRYIFKGDDDVFVNIQNIFEFLGDTGMGNLFVGDVLFKAKPIRKKENKYYIPQALYNKTYYPPYAGGGGFLMDGPLARKLYGASETLDLYPIDDVFLGMCLEVVQVSPIKHNAFKTFGLVKNKSSKLNKEPCFFKSMIVVHKLLPPDLSHMWELVNSDLVCAQKVEIL from the coding sequence GAGGGAAAGGTGGAGGATATACAGAAGGCTGAGCCTGATGTTCTTCCTGGCTGTGGTGACCCTGACAATGGTCCAGAGAGGGAACATCAGCACTGGGCTTCAGTTTGAGATGGAGAGGCAGCACCCCCAGCCAGAGGCAGTGTCCAGTGGGGCACACCAGAAGAGGGGAGTCTACTTGAAGGCGAACAGCTTTTGGAAAGCGAGGAAGCCGAAGCAGGAGCACACCACAGAACCCCCCTGGACGATGGAGGCCCGAGGGGCGCAGACCTGGGACGTCACGTCCGCCAACTGCACCGCCAACCTGAACTTCTCCGGCACGGACTGGTTCGCCGGCCTAGAGCCAAACTTCAAGCAGTTCCTGCTCTACAGACACTGCAGGTATTTCCCCATGATCATGAACCACCCGGAGAAGTGCCAAGGCGAGGTGCACCTGCTGATCGTCGTCAAGTCCGTCATCACCCAGCACGACCGTAGGGAAGTCATCCGGAACACTTGGGGGAAGGAGCAGGAGATTGACGGGAAGAGGATAAAGACCCTCTTCCTCCTGGGGACCTCGTCCAATGAGGTGGAGAAGGCCAACCACCAGAAGCTCCTGGAGTATGAGGACCAAATCTATGGCGACATCCTGCAGTGGGATTTCATGGACAGCTTCTTCAACCTCACGCTTAAGGAGACCAGCTTCCTCAAGTGGTTCTCCACGTACTGCAGCCAGGTGCGTTACATATTCAAGGGGGACGATGACGTCTTCGTCAACATCCAGAACATCTTTGAGTTTCTGGGAGACACTGGAATGGGAAACCTCTTTGTGGGAGATGTTCTTTTCAAGGCCAAGCCTATTCgaaagaaggaaaacaaatacTACATCCCCCAGGCATTGTACAACAAGACCTACTACCCTCCATATGCCGGTGGAGGTGGGTTCCTAATGGACGGTCCCCTGGCCAGGAAGCTCTACGGGGCTTCGGAAACCTTAGACCTGTACCCCATTGATGACGTCTTCCTAGGCATGTGTCTGGAAGTGGTCCAGGTGTCCCCCATTAAACACAATGCTTTCAAGACCTTCGGCCTGGTGAAAAACAAGAGCAGCAAATTGAACAAAGAGCCTTGCTTCTTCAAGAGCATGATCGTGGTCCACAAGCTGCTTCCCCCAGATCTCTCCCACATGTGGGAGCTTGTTAACAGCGACCTTGTCTGTGCACAGAAAGTGGAAATCTTATAG
- the LOC118224718 gene encoding UDP-GlcNAc:betaGal beta-1,3-N-acetylglucosaminyltransferase 7-like isoform X1 — MPSLRCHWSLHSCCGMSRMTVRERWRIYRRLSLMFFLAVVTLTMVQRGNISTGLQFEMERQHPQPEAVSSGAHQKRGVYLKANSFWKARKPKQEHTTEPPWTMEARGAQTWDVTSANCTANLNFSGTDWFAGLEPNFKQFLLYRHCRYFPMIMNHPEKCQGEVHLLIVVKSVITQHDRREVIRNTWGKEQEIDGKRIKTLFLLGTSSNEVEKANHQKLLEYEDQIYGDILQWDFMDSFFNLTLKETSFLKWFSTYCSQVRYIFKGDDDVFVNIQNIFEFLGDTGMGNLFVGDVLFKAKPIRKKENKYYIPQALYNKTYYPPYAGGGGFLMDGPLARKLYGASETLDLYPIDDVFLGMCLEVVQVSPIKHNAFKTFGLVKNKSSKLNKEPCFFKSMIVVHKLLPPDLSHMWELVNSDLVCAQKVEIL; from the coding sequence GAGGGAAAGGTGGAGGATATACAGAAGGCTGAGCCTGATGTTCTTCCTGGCTGTGGTGACCCTGACAATGGTCCAGAGAGGGAACATCAGCACTGGGCTTCAGTTTGAGATGGAGAGGCAGCACCCCCAGCCAGAGGCAGTGTCCAGTGGGGCACACCAGAAGAGGGGAGTCTACTTGAAGGCGAACAGCTTTTGGAAAGCGAGGAAGCCGAAGCAGGAGCACACCACAGAACCCCCCTGGACGATGGAGGCCCGAGGGGCGCAGACCTGGGACGTCACGTCCGCCAACTGCACCGCCAACCTGAACTTCTCCGGCACGGACTGGTTCGCCGGCCTAGAGCCAAACTTCAAGCAGTTCCTGCTCTACAGACACTGCAGGTATTTCCCCATGATCATGAACCACCCGGAGAAGTGCCAAGGCGAGGTGCACCTGCTGATCGTCGTCAAGTCCGTCATCACCCAGCACGACCGTAGGGAAGTCATCCGGAACACTTGGGGGAAGGAGCAGGAGATTGACGGGAAGAGGATAAAGACCCTCTTCCTCCTGGGGACCTCGTCCAATGAGGTGGAGAAGGCCAACCACCAGAAGCTCCTGGAGTATGAGGACCAAATCTATGGCGACATCCTGCAGTGGGATTTCATGGACAGCTTCTTCAACCTCACGCTTAAGGAGACCAGCTTCCTCAAGTGGTTCTCCACGTACTGCAGCCAGGTGCGTTACATATTCAAGGGGGACGATGACGTCTTCGTCAACATCCAGAACATCTTTGAGTTTCTGGGAGACACTGGAATGGGAAACCTCTTTGTGGGAGATGTTCTTTTCAAGGCCAAGCCTATTCgaaagaaggaaaacaaatacTACATCCCCCAGGCATTGTACAACAAGACCTACTACCCTCCATATGCCGGTGGAGGTGGGTTCCTAATGGACGGTCCCCTGGCCAGGAAGCTCTACGGGGCTTCGGAAACCTTAGACCTGTACCCCATTGATGACGTCTTCCTAGGCATGTGTCTGGAAGTGGTCCAGGTGTCCCCCATTAAACACAATGCTTTCAAGACCTTCGGCCTGGTGAAAAACAAGAGCAGCAAATTGAACAAAGAGCCTTGCTTCTTCAAGAGCATGATCGTGGTCCACAAGCTGCTTCCCCCAGATCTCTCCCACATGTGGGAGCTTGTTAACAGCGACCTTGTCTGTGCACAGAAAGTGGAAATCTTATAG